One stretch of Maylandia zebra isolate NMK-2024a linkage group LG13, Mzebra_GT3a, whole genome shotgun sequence DNA includes these proteins:
- the kif11 gene encoding kinesin-like protein KIF11, translating to MSSNVQSGGKREEKGRNIQVVVRCRPFNTMERKSSYGVVDCDHNRKEVMVRTGGMNDKASRKTYTFDMVFGPSAKQIEVYRSVVCPILDEVIMGYNCTVFAYGQTGTGKTFTMEGERSPDEQFTWEEDPLAGIIPRTLHQIFEKLSENGTEFSVKVSLLEIYNEELFDLLSPTEDVNERLQLFDDPRNKRGVVVKGLEEVTVHNKDEVYQILERGAAKRRTASTLMNAYSSRSHSVFSVTIHMKEITLEGEELVKIGKLNLVDLAGSENIGRSGAVDKRAREAGNINQSLLTLGRVITALVEKRPHVPYRESKLTRILQDSLGGRTKTSIIATVSPSSSNLEETLSTLEYASRAKNIMNKPEVNQKLTKRTLIKEYTEEIERLKRDLAATRDKHGVYLSSENYESMVAQITAHEEQVTEYNDKIAIMEEELKKVTELFADSKARLEQCTADLDEKQQRLEETSRDLRETKVKLSEEAFICSELSSAQETLYDTAGQLLSTADASTSDVSGLHDKLNRKKKVEEHNREMQQSFAQRMDGSFRDVQRCIQQHGDKQRHMLSSYSQAVDGLLVMNEAALKGALTTVESFVGGVRPLVAESVARCEEKVQQNETLCLQDKESVLQLLEEHRRDMEEVLVVQTLMGLSAAKELNDSLRASVEKQRALADKAEAMKEMGVVFDSLVRELAAMREAAVQRLSALQAERDELEDKIRQAEEEIEQKDMKETIQCLQDQLNLLTVKVKKKFTGLYSASRGLQKPLQSLQEDISRGCSTVEHQVSAQADLLSSSASSLVSSLCLTADESRQSLEEMSGCCSHIHSSVTGLLERDLEWSSRVKEHAEKRAEEHLTLMRKVGSEAQDLRQSVEDCCSEQLRAAKADISNQQQEVTRALTTVKDQTSVDWSVLEEQRAELLQHVEASEQLVHSFLRDELQEDVPTGATPQRREFVYPRQLVKSRRRSELLESLRRQQEELQAAMEAEEEEELEEEDKQTDPDSLEDDLSTCNESLATEPSFIDENLVFNESKRVPFFKKKKGKKEMKIPSRSKVSENEAESTPQKSRLPLRCQN from the exons ATGTCTTCAAACGTCCAGAGCGGGGGGAAACGGGAGGAGAAGGGCAGGAACATCCAGGTGGTGGTCAGATGCAG GCCTTTCAACACGATGGAGCGCAAGTCGTCCTACGGCGTCGTCGACTGCGATCACAACCGGAAAGAGGTGATGGTGAGGACGGGAGGCATGAACGACAAGGCGTCACGGAAGACCTACACGTTCGACATG GTGTTCGGTCCGTCTGCGAAGCAGATCGAAGTGTACCGGAGCGTCGTCTGTCCCATCCTGGACGAGGTCATCATGGGATACAACTGCACCGTGTTTGC CTACGGTCAGACAGGAACGGGAAAGACGTTCACcatggagggagagaggagcCCGGACGAGCAGTTCACCTGGGAGGAG GACCCGCTGGCCGGCATCATCCCTCGCACGCTGCATCAGATCTTTGAAAAGCTTTCTGAGAACGGCACAGAGTTCTCCGTCAAAGTCTCGCTGCTGGAGATCTACAACGAGGAGCTGTTTGACCTCCTCAGCCCCACCGAGGACGTCAACGAGCGGCTGCAGCTCTTCGACGACCCTCGCAACAAG CGCGGCGTGGTGGTGAAGGGTCTGGAGGAGGTGACGGTGCACAACAAAGACGAAGTCTACCAGATCCTGGAGCGCGGAGCAGCAAAGAGGAGGACCGCCTCCACGCTCATGAACGCCTATTCCAG TCGCTCCCACTCGGTGTTCTCCGTCACCATCCACATGAAGGAGATCACTCTGGAAGGAGAGGAGCTGGTGAAGATCGGAAAACTCAATCTG GTCGATCTCGCCGGCAGCGAGAACATCGGCCGTTCCGGCGCCGTGGACAAGCGAGCTCGCGAGGCGGGAAACATCAACCAATCGCTGCTGACGCTGGGCCGAGTGATCACCGCTCTGGTGGAAAAGAGGCCTCACGTCCCGTACAG AGAGTCCAAACTCACCAGAATCCTTCAGGACTCGCTGGGAGGGCGGACCAAAACCTCCATCATCGCCACCGTGTCGCCGTCGTCCAGCAACCTGGAA GAGACGCTGAGCACCCTCGAGTACGCCAGCAGGGCCAAAAACATCATGAACAAGCCGGAGGTCAACCAGAAGCTCACCAAGAGGACGCTCATTAAG GAATACACCGAGGAGATCGAGCGTCTGAAACGCgacctggccgccacccgggaCAAGCACGGCGTCTACCTGTCCTCGGAGAACTACGA GAGCATGGTGGCTCAGATCACCGCCCACGAGGAGCAGGTTACAGAGTACAACGACAAGATCGCCATCATGGAGGAGGAGCTTAAGAAG gtcaCGGAGCTGTTTGCGGACAGCAAAGCCCGACTGGAGCAGTGCACCGCGGACCTGGACGAAAAGCAGCAGAG GCTGGAGGAGACGAGCAGAGACCTGCGGGAGACGAAGGTGAAGCTGAGCGAGGAGGCGTTCATCTGCTCCGAGCTCTCCTCCGCCCAGGAGACGCTGTACGACACGGCCGGGCAG CTGCTGAGCACGGCGGACGCCAGCACCAGCGACGTGTCGGGCCTCCACGACAAGctgaacaggaagaaaaag GTGGAGGAGCACAACAGGGAGATGCAGCAGAGCTTCGCCCAGCGCATGGACGGCTCCTTCAGAGACGTGCAGCGCTGCATCCAGCAGCACGGAGACAAACAGCGCCACATGCTGAGCAGCTACTCGCAGGCTGTCG ACGGTTTGCTCGTGATGAACGAGGCGGCACTGAAGGGCGCTCTGACCACTGTGGAATCCTTTGTGGGCGGAGTCAGGCCGCTGGTGGCTGAGAGCGTGGCCCGCTGCGAGGAGAAGGTGCAGCAGAACGAGACGCTGTGTCTGCAGGACAAGGAGAGCgtgctgcagctgctg gaggaGCACCGACGGGACATGGAGGAGGTGCTGGTGGTCCAAACTCTGATGGGTTTATCAGCAGCCAAAGAGCTCAACGACAGCCTGAGAGCTTCGGTGGAGAAGCAGCGAGCGCTGGCCGACAAA GCGGAGGCAATGAAGGAGATGGGCGTGGTGTTCGACAGCTTGGTCCGAGAGCTGGCGGCAATGCGGGAGGCCGCCGTGCAGAGACTGAGCGCCCTGCAGGCTGAACGCGACGAGCTGGAGGACAAGATCAGGCAGGCGGAGGAGGAAATCGAGCAGAAG GATATGAAGGAGACCATCCAGTGCCTCCAGGACCAGCTCAACCTGCTGACTGTGAAGGTCAAGAAGAAGTTCACTGGTCTGTACTCGGCCTCCAGAGGCCTGCAGAAGCCCCTGCAGAGCCTCCAGGAGGACATCAGCAG AGGCTGCAGCACAGTCGAGCACCAGGTCTCGGCCCAGGCGGACCTCCTGTCTTCCTCCGCCTCCTCCCTCGTCTCCTCCCTGTGTCTGACCGCGGACGAGAGCCGGCAGTCTCTGGAAGAGATGTCGGGCTGCTGCTCCCACATCCACAGCTCCGTCACCG GCCTGTTGGAGCGTGACCTCGAGTGGAGCTCCAGAGTGAAGGAGCACGCTGAGAAACGAGCCGAGGAGCACCTCACGCTGATGAGGAAGGTTGGCTCTGAAGCTCAGGACCTGCGTCAG AGCGTGGAGGATTGCTGCTCCGAGCAGCTGCGAGCAGCCAAGGCCGATATATCCAACCAGCAGCAGGAGGTGACGCGAGCTCTGACGACTGTCAAGGATCAGACCTCCGTCGACTGGAGCGTCCTGGAGGAGCAGCGGGCTGAGCTCCTGCAGCACGTGGAGGCGAGCGAGCAGCTGGTCCACAGCTTCCTGCGGGACGAGCTGCAGGAAGACGTTCCCACTG GTGCGACTCCTCAGCGGCGGGAGTTTGTGTATCCCCGTCAGCTGGTGAAGTCTCGCCGCCGCAGCGAGCTGCTGGAGAGCCTGAGGaggcagcaggaggagctgCAGGCCGCCATGGAGgcggaagaggaggaggagctggaggaggaggacaagCAGACTGACCCG GACTCGCTGGAGGACGATCTGAGCACGTGCAACGAGAGTCTGGCCACAGAGCCGTCCTTCATCGACGAGAACCTCGTCTTCAATGAGAGCAAGCGGGTCCCCTTCTTCAAG AAGAAGAAAGGCAAAAAGGAGATGAAGATCCCGTCCCGGTCTAAAGTGTCGGAAAACGAAGCGGAGTCAACGCCTCAGAAATCCAGACTGCCGCTCCGCTGTCAGAACTGA
- the LOC101466701 gene encoding uncharacterized protein LOC101466701 gives MERSADLCLLSLLLLAVPCFSQPGLIQAYFRLGDALVLQPVPPVTKRITSVVWKRNHDLLAEWAEGESEVRYYGGLRGRSELSTGTGRLRVSAASAEDAGVFSVEINNEPQSELYRAAAMDEVPQPEAFVTPLACSQASSRCLLHCYGHTADTEDITYYWKMGDGEWEESEKKIEILNVNELHHVRTFSCRMKDPVSEKDSEPINNPFYRHRSPPDSAGWTGVAVTVGGAFGAAALVSVALFAFCQREFIQKTIKKLEGRNSVPQMSTTCNSV, from the coding sequence ATGgagcgatcagctgatctctgccTCCTCTCTTTGCTGCTCCTGGCCGTGCCCTGCTTCTCCCAGCCCGGGCTTATTCAGGCATACTTTCGGCTTGGAGACGCCCTGGTTCTGCAGCCTGTGCCGCCGGTCACTAAACGCATCACCAGCGTGGTGTGGAAACGCAACCACGACCTGCTGGCCGAGTGGGCGGAGGGAGAGAGTGAGGTGAGATACTACGGAGGGTTGAGAGGCCGGTCAGAGCTCAGCACCGGGACCGGACGCCTGCGCGTCAGCGCTGCGTCTGCAGAGGACGCTGGAGTGTTTTCAGTGGAGATCAACAACGAGCCTCAGAGCGAGCTCTACAGAGCTGCAGCCATGGATGAGGTGCCCCAGCCTGAGGCCTTTGTGACACCTCTGGCCTGCAGTCAGGCCTCCTCTCGGTGTTTACTGCACTGCTATGGACACACTGCAGACACTGAGGACATCACCTACTACTGGAAGATGGGCGATGGAGAGTGGGAGGAGTCAGAAAAGAAGATAGAGATTCTCAATGTTAATGAGCTGCACCATGTGAGAACTTTCTCCTGCAGGATGAAGGACCCAGTGAGTGAGAAAGACAGCGAGCCCATCAATAATCCTTTTTACAGACACAGGAGCCCACCTGACTCTGCAGGGTGGACAGGTGTGGCGGTCACTGTGGGCGGAGCTTTTGGAGCTGCAGCCCTGGTTTCTGTGGCTCTGTTTGCATTTTGTCAGAGAGAATTTATCCAGAAGACCATTAAGAAGCTCGAAGGCAGGAATTCTGTCCCACAGATGTCAACGACGTGTAACTCTGTGTGA
- the LOC101466958 gene encoding uncharacterized protein LOC101466958 — MGRSVVLGALLVLLVANVSFCQAQTVEKYIRVGGTLQLSPQPVGGAITSVVWKYGKNLLAEWETKQIPLTYYSKFRGRTTLNTGTGELEIRNMTAADNEVYTVEINNHVQSQVHKIMAIEDVPQPVLEAKPLSCSSASKDCKLVCEGDVSKAGPVEYFWKKDDGEWEKSEENTMEIINDEETQRVKKFSCRIKNRFSEKETNALDNPFYREETTKEPSSPGSGVIVGIVLVVILLVVAAVLLLLYFIWKPFKNKVDCCLPCKKSTNAANAANATTTETNMIEKGEIDALTAEQDTRQ, encoded by the coding sequence ATGGGTCGGTCTGTGGTTCTCGGAGCGCTGCTGGTGCTGCTGGTGGCTAACGTTAGCTTCTGTCAGGCCCAGACTGTGGAGAAGTACATCAGGGTTGGTGGCACACTCCAGCTCAGCCCTCAGCCGGTCGGTGGAGCGATCACCAGCGTCGTGTGGAAATACGGCAAGAACCTGCTGGCTGAGTGGGAGACAAAGCAGATTCCTCTGACATATTACAGCAAGTTTAGAGGCCGAACCACTCTGAACACTGGCACAGGAGAGTTGGAGATCAGGAACATGACTGCGGCGGACAATGAGGTGTATACAGTGGAGATCAACAACCACGTCCAGAGTCAGGTTCATAAGATTATGGCGATCGAGGATGTGCCCCAGCCTGTGCTGGAAGCGAAGCCGCTGTCGTGTAGCTCAGCCTCAAAGGACTGTAAACTGGTGTGTGAGGGAGACGTTAGCAAAGCCGGGCCTGTGGAGTACTTCTGGAAGAAGGATGATGGAGAGTGGGAAAAGTCTGAAGAGAACACCATGGAGATCATCAATGATGAGGAAACACAGCGTGTGAAAAAGTTCTCCTGCAGAATAAAGAATCGATTTAGTGAGAAAGAGACCAACGCCTTAGACAATCCTTTCTACCGGGAGGAAACGACCAAGGAGCCATCTTCACCTGGTTCGGGGGTGATTGTGGGGATTGTTTTAGTCGTAATCCTATTGGTAGTTGCAGCTGTACTTTTACTGCTCTACTTTATTTGGAAACCATTCAAGAACAAGGTTGATTGTTGTTTGCCCTGCAAGAAATCAACAAACGCAGCAAACGCAGCAAACGCAACAACAACTGAGACTAATATGATTGAGAAGGGAGAGATTGATGCACTGACCGCTGAACAGGACACTAGACAGTGA
- the slc22a15 gene encoding solute carrier family 22 member 15, translated as MNVSPVMDLEDALKLVGEFGPYQKRAVAVLVLTQVYMACQSMLIVLVGFTPEYRIEQPHQDGVPVSQHVTFTENVDSIVTEWFLIKQQAYKVSLAGSLFFAGLLIGNVVFGPLSDKIGRRPVYLTGLFFEVVFGYVTAFAPSYEVFAASRFLVGLMNGGIGLVCFVLTQEYVGKSYWAMTGTLTSMTFAVGIALFGALGYLIQPWRSLATAANSSGVLFFLLSVTLPESPRWLYSQGQAERAEEVLRFMASRNGNAVKHLMLQRVGVSKAGNHKSRGAGVLQLIIHPVLRLRTMVLMYVWYACSLVYYGLTLGAGETSGSRYVNVAMYGLVELPAYPLCIYFINKHWAGRRKSMASFLCLAGSACLCTTFIPENAGALLSVTSLALVGKLMVSAAFNIAYVYTSELYPTVIRNAGLGVCSMSCRVGGILAPFIPSMRALHTSMPFTVFCLSGLSAACLGLLLPETLNRPAAETLEELGSPGLGRVLESKPLLYEDESCASTHK; from the exons ATGAATGTCTCACCTGTGATGGATTTAGAAGACGCTTTGAAGCTCGTCGGAGAGTTTGGGCCCTACCAGAAACGAGCGGTGGCTGTCCTCGTCCTGACTCAG GTGTACATGGCCTGTCAGTCCATGCTCATCGTCCTGGTTGGTTTTACACCGGAGTACCGCATCGAGCAGCCGCATCAGGACGGCGTCCCTGTGAGCCAGCACGTCACCTTTACAGAGAACGTCGACTCCATCGTGACTGAG TGGTTCCTCATCAAGCAGCAGGCCTACAAGGTCAGCCTCGCCGGGTCGCTCTTCTTCGCCGGGCTCCTAATCGGGAACGTCGTCTTTGGGCCTCTCTCGGATAAGATTGGCCGGAGACCCGTTTACCTGACAG gCCTGTTCTTTGAGGTCGTCTTCGGCTATGTGACCGCCTTTGCGCCCAGCTATGAGGTCTTTGCTGCCTCTCGTTTCCTGGTGGGGTTGATGAACGGCGGCATCGGACTCGTTTGCTTCGTCCTCACGCAGGAGTACGTGGGCAAGTCCTACTGGGCCATGACGG GGACGCTGACCAGCATGACGTTTGCCGTCGGCATCGCCCTGTTCGGCGCCCTGGGCTACTTAATCCAGCCGTGGAGGAGCTTGGCGACGGCGGCCAACTCGTCCGGCGTGCTCTTCTTCCTGCTGTCTGT CACTCTTCCAGAGTCCCCTCGTTGGCTGTACTCCCAGGGCCAGGCGGAGCGAGCTGAGGAG GTCCTGCGTTTTATGGCGAGCAGGAACGGCAACGCCGTGAAGCACCTGATGCTGCAGCGCGTTGGCGTCTCTAAAGCCGGTAACCACAAAAGCCGAGGCGCCGGCGTCCTGCAGCTGATCATCCACCCGGTGCTCCGCCTGCGCACGATGGTGCTCATGTATGTGTG gtACGCCTGCAGTCTGGTGTACTACGGGCTGACTCTGGGGGCCGGCGAGACGTCTGGTAGCCGTTACGTTAATGTGGCGATGTACGGCCTCGTGGAGCTGCCGGCATACCCACTCTGCATATACTTCATCAACAAACActg GGCTGGGCGGAGGAAAAGCATGGCAAGcttcctgtgcctggctggctccGCCTGCCTCTGCACCACCTTCATTCCTGAAAATGCAG GAGCTTTGCTGAGTGTGACGTCGTTGGCGCTTGTGGGAAAACTGATGGTCAGCGCAGCGTTCAACATCGCCTACGTCTACACGTCCGAGCTCTACCCCACAGTCATCAG GAACGCTGggctgggagtttgttccatgTCCTGCAGAGTTGGAGGAATCCTGGCACCGTTCATTCCTTCCATG CGGGCCCTCCATACCTCCATGCCCTTCACCGTGTTCTGTCTGAGCGGCCTGTCGGCGGCCTGTTTGGGCCTCCTGCTGCCGGAGACCCTGAACAGACCAGCAGCAGAGACGCTGGAGGAGCTGGGCAGCCCGGGGCTCGGCCGAGTGCTGGAGAGCAAG CCTCTGTTGTATGAAGATGAAAGCTGTGCATCGACCCACAAATGA